The Opitutus sp. ER46 genome contains a region encoding:
- a CDS encoding NADP-dependent isocitrate dehydrogenase, producing MPEIPTIIYTKTDEAPALATVSLLPIVQAFTKHAGIRVTTRDISLAARILAQFPERLTPAQRVEDDLAYLGGLTLQPDANLIKLPNISASVPQLKEAIAELQAHGYALPDYPEAPATDAEREIKARYDKVKGSAVNPVLREGNSDRRAPKAVKDYARKHPHSMGAWSPASRTRVATMAQDDFYANEQSVTLGAAASARIEFVAADGSVRVLKDKLPLKAGEILDATVMRLRALDAFYAEQIARAKADGVLFSLHLKATMMKVSDPILFGQAVRVFFRDVLQRHGATFARLGVDLNNGLGDLVDKLRQLPDAERSVIEADLKAAFAAGPGVAMVNSDQGITNLHVPSDVIVDASMPAMIRAGGKMYDAQGKLQDTLAVIPDSSYAGVYAATIDFCRQHGAFDPRTMGSVPNVGLMAQAAEEYGSHNKTFQIAARGTVRVVDETGKVLLQHAVEAGDVWRACQTKDAPVQDWVKLAVNRARLSATPAVFWLDENRAHDREIIAKVKRFLGQLDTTGLDLRILAPAAACTFTLERLKAGQDTISVTGNVLRDYLTDLFPILEVGTSAKMLSIVPLMNGGGLFETGAGGSAPKHVEQFLSENYLRWDSLGEFFALAASLEHLGITFKHVRAKVLAETLDAANGKFLEHDRSPGRKLGTIDNRGSHFYLALYWAQELAAQNKDAELQRLFRPVAEQLAAQEKQIVAELLAVQGKPADIGGYYQPNEAKAAAALRPSATLNRIIDGI from the coding sequence ATGCCTGAGATTCCCACCATCATCTACACGAAGACTGACGAGGCGCCCGCGCTGGCCACCGTTTCCCTGCTGCCCATCGTGCAGGCGTTTACGAAGCACGCCGGGATCCGCGTGACGACCCGCGACATCTCGCTCGCCGCGCGCATCCTCGCGCAGTTCCCCGAGCGACTGACGCCCGCGCAGCGCGTGGAGGATGATCTGGCCTATCTCGGCGGGCTCACGCTCCAGCCCGACGCCAACCTCATCAAGCTGCCCAACATCAGCGCCTCCGTGCCGCAGCTGAAGGAAGCCATCGCCGAGCTGCAGGCCCACGGTTACGCCCTGCCCGACTACCCCGAGGCCCCGGCCACCGACGCCGAACGCGAGATCAAGGCCCGCTACGACAAGGTGAAGGGCTCCGCCGTCAATCCGGTCCTCCGCGAGGGCAACTCCGACCGCCGCGCCCCCAAGGCCGTCAAGGACTACGCCCGCAAGCACCCGCACTCGATGGGCGCCTGGTCGCCCGCGTCGCGCACGCGCGTCGCCACCATGGCCCAGGACGACTTCTACGCCAACGAACAGTCCGTCACGCTCGGCGCGGCCGCCAGCGCCCGCATCGAGTTCGTCGCCGCCGACGGCTCCGTCCGGGTGCTCAAGGACAAGCTCCCGCTCAAGGCCGGCGAGATCCTCGATGCGACCGTCATGCGCCTCCGCGCCCTGGATGCGTTCTACGCCGAGCAGATCGCGCGCGCCAAAGCCGACGGCGTCCTGTTCTCCCTGCATCTGAAGGCCACCATGATGAAGGTCTCCGACCCCATCCTGTTCGGCCAGGCGGTGCGCGTGTTCTTCCGCGACGTGCTCCAGCGCCATGGCGCCACTTTCGCCCGCCTTGGCGTCGACCTGAACAACGGTCTCGGCGACCTCGTCGACAAGCTCCGCCAACTGCCGGACGCCGAACGCAGCGTCATCGAGGCCGATCTCAAGGCGGCCTTTGCCGCCGGCCCCGGCGTCGCCATGGTCAACTCGGACCAGGGCATCACCAATCTCCACGTGCCAAGCGACGTCATCGTCGACGCCTCCATGCCCGCCATGATTCGCGCCGGCGGCAAGATGTACGACGCGCAGGGCAAGCTCCAGGACACCCTCGCCGTCATCCCCGACAGCTCCTACGCGGGCGTGTACGCCGCGACGATCGACTTCTGCCGGCAGCATGGCGCATTCGATCCGCGCACCATGGGTTCCGTCCCCAACGTCGGCCTCATGGCGCAGGCGGCCGAGGAGTACGGTTCGCACAACAAGACGTTCCAGATCGCCGCGCGCGGCACTGTTCGCGTCGTGGACGAGACCGGCAAGGTTCTCCTCCAGCACGCCGTTGAGGCAGGCGACGTCTGGCGCGCCTGCCAGACGAAGGACGCCCCGGTGCAGGACTGGGTGAAGCTCGCCGTCAACCGCGCCCGCCTCTCCGCCACGCCCGCCGTCTTCTGGCTGGATGAAAATCGCGCCCATGACCGCGAGATCATCGCCAAGGTGAAACGCTTCCTCGGCCAGCTCGACACGACCGGGCTCGACCTGCGCATTCTCGCCCCCGCCGCCGCCTGCACGTTCACCCTCGAGCGGCTCAAGGCCGGACAGGACACGATCAGCGTCACCGGCAACGTGCTCCGCGATTACCTGACCGACCTGTTCCCGATCCTCGAGGTCGGCACCAGCGCCAAGATGCTGTCGATCGTCCCGCTCATGAACGGCGGCGGCCTCTTCGAAACCGGCGCGGGCGGTTCCGCCCCCAAGCACGTCGAGCAGTTCCTCTCCGAGAACTACCTGCGCTGGGACAGCCTCGGCGAATTTTTTGCCCTCGCCGCCTCACTCGAGCACCTTGGCATCACGTTCAAGCACGTCCGCGCCAAGGTCCTCGCCGAAACGCTCGATGCCGCCAACGGCAAGTTCCTCGAGCACGACCGCTCGCCCGGCCGCAAGCTGGGCACGATCGACAATCGGGGCAGCCACTTCTACCTCGCGCTCTATTGGGCGCAGGAGCTCGCGGCCCAAAACAAGGACGCGGAACTGCAGCGCCTCTTCCGGCCCGTCGCCGAGCAGCTTGCCGCCCAGGAGAAGCAGATCGTCGCCGAGCTGCTCGCCGTCCAGGGCAAGCCGGCCGACATCGGTGGCTACTACCAGCCAAACGAGGCGAAGGCCGCCGCCGCCCTCCGTCCGAGCGCGACACTCAATCGCATCATCGACGGAATCTGA